The genomic interval GAATTGAAGGCGTCTTACGACCAGGCGGCGGGAGCGGCCAAGCAGAAAATGTTCCTCGGAAGCGGCCGCGTCATCGTCCATGGCGACGGCGGCAAGCGCGCGCCGGCGGAGCATGCGGAGCCGCTCCGCATCGGCACCAGCCAGATTCAGTCGATGGTATACGCCTTCCAATCCGCCGAGCTCGCGGCGTACCTGGATGCGCTGTTCGACCGGCTGTCCGTTCGCCGAGACCCCGATCTGGCGCATATCATTACCTTCGAGCTGCTCATGATCCTGACGACGCTGTGGCCGGACGTGGCGAACGACGACCGGCAGGTGACGGAGCTGAAAAAGCAGTATTACGACCAGCTGTCCAGACTCGAGACGGTCGAGGAGAGCAGAGTTTGGTTCAAGCAGTCGTTCGAGGCGCTGGTGCGGCATATTGCCGGGATGTACAACAGCGACCGCAACAGCATCGTCAAAGCGACGAATTACATCCGGCAGTTTTACGACAGGGAGATCTCGCTCCAATTCATAAGCGGCTTCGTGCACCTGAGCAAAAATTACTTCGCGAATTTGTTTAAAAAGGAAGTCGGCGAGAGCTTCCTGGAATATCTGACGCGGATTCGCATCGACAATGCCAAAGAGCTGCTGAGGCAAGAAATGAAGACCGGGGATGTCGGGAGCCTGGTCGGCATTCCGGACCCCAAGTATTTTTCGAAGGTGTTCAAGAAAATTACGGGCCTGTCTCCTTCGGAATACCGCGCTTTGCACCGGGACGCTTCGAACGACATCGGGCCGTGAGAATATGTAACCGTTTGCCGAATGGGGAAAAACGAATGAAAGGGGCGTGAATCTGTGGTACGAACGCGCACGGCATTGCCGGCAATCTCGCTGTGCCTGCTGCTGTCGGGCTGCTTCGGACCGTCCGGCGGCGACGTTCTGCCCGGGGCGAGCGGAGATGGCCCGGCGCCTGTGGTGCTGTCCTTCTGGAATCCGTTCGGCGGAGGGGAGGGCGAATTCGTCGAGCGCATCATCGGGGACTTCAACGCCTCGCAGGACGCCGTGTTCGTGAAGCAGCTTCGGCTCGAGTCCAACGAGTATTACGCCAGACTCGGTACCGCGCTCTCTTTCGGCAGCGGTCCCGACGTGGCCGTCGTCCATGCGGACCGACTGGCGCCGCTCGTCAAGGCGGGGCGCATATCGGAGCTCGACGGGCTGGCGGAGCAGGCCGGCTTTCGTTTCGAGGAGATCGACGCGTCGAACGTGCAAAGCGTCGTCTTCGGCGGGAAGCATTATGCGATTCCGCTGGATACGCATTTTCATATGCTGTACTACAACAAAGACATTCTGGCCAAAGCCGGCGCGCTCGGCGGGGACGATACGCCCGATCTGGGGGAAGCCACGCCGGAAGGATTCGTGCGGTTTTTGCGGCAGATTCGCGAACGGGTGCCGGACGTGCAGCCCTTTGCCGTGAACACGCCGTATTTCCAGGAGCCGTTTCTGGACCTGTACTACGAGGCGGGCGGCGATCTGCTCAGTCCGGACGGCACGCGGGCGGCGATCGCCGGCGACGCGGCCGTCCGGGTGCTTGCTTTTTATCAGCGGCTGTTCGCCGAAGGCTTAAGCGATCTGAACGACAAGACGCCCTGGGACTCCTTCGATAAAGGACGGGCGGGGCTGTGGTTCGGCGGCGTATGGGAAGCGGGGCATTACCTGGCCAACCCCGCCCTGAACGTAGGCATTATGCCGCTGCCGCCGATCTTCGGGAGCGACGTCCATTGGGGCAGCTCGCATACGCTGGCCATTCCGGCTTACGCGACCGGCGCGAAGCGGGACGCCGCCATGGCTTTTATCAAGTACTTTTCGGAGGTCGGCAGCGTTTTGTGGGGGGAAGCGGGACATATTCCGGCCAATACGGCCGTCATGACGAGCGCGGAATATCAGGCGCTGCCTTATCGCAAGCTATTCGTCCGATCGCAGCGGACCGTGAAGCCGGCGCCGAAAACGGACAAGTACGCAGCGTTGTTGACCGCCTTGTCGGAGGAGCTGCAGAGCATCATTCAAAACCGCACGGAACCGGCAAGCGGACTGGCGGCGGCGGAGCGGCGTCTGAACGAGATTTTGTCGAACTAAAAAACGGCGCTCCCGAACCGCCAAGCGGTCAGGGGGCGCCGTCTTCGTCGCGCGCTGCGACGGGAGACGAACGAGAAGGTTGATGGGCCGGAGCCTGCTCGATGGCAGGACGGCTATGCGGGCTTGCTGTGTCTGGGGTTCGTCTACCCGCGGATCGTAATGCCGTGATCGAAGCGCAGTCGGCAGCGGCGCCCGGGTTCGACCCCGGGGAACGACGCGTCCAATGACTCATGGCTTAATCTGTAATTAAACGCGTGCGGGCGCCGTCAAACGACAAATTGCGATTTCGATCAAAAAAGGGACTTTTATCCACGACTCTCGACTCAGCGCGGCGTCTCGCTCATGGCGACCGAGATCAGACGATCTTCGGCGTCGCTGAACCGGACGGTCACGAATACGCCGAATTCCCGGTCGGCCTGGCGGAGCCAAAGCTTGAATTTCTCCTCGCTGAGGCCGCCTCCGAGCTGCGTTCTGCCGATGTGCGAATAATCGACGAGCGCCGCCTTCGGATATTTGTCTTTGGTCTCCTTGATCGCGATCAGGCTCCACTTATGGTAGGAGGTGTCCGCGGCATCGGCATGTCCGGCGCGCAACGCCAAACCTGTACAGGCGGCGACTGCCAGCGTAGCGAGCAGGAAGCTCAGGCGGATCGTGCCCGTTACCTTCTTGGAATAGCGCAGATTCATCGTAGCTGCGACCTCCTTGATCATCGGTTGCCGACCGTACCATTATGCCCCAATCGAAGCGGATAATGCCCAGCGAATGGCGTGAATCTTAATGGATTAAAGATTGACATGGTTTAGTTGGACAAGCATAATATTGGTAAATAAATGGCGCGGGGAAGCGCCCCGTCAGAGCCGCGCACGGGTCCGTGTCGCTTTGACGGGGCGCTTTTTTCCTTAAAGGGAGCAGTGTGATGACTGGGCTGAACAAGAAAGACAAGGATGACAAGGATGACAAGAAAGAAAAGAAAGACGAGGAAGACAAGAAAGACACTGAAGCCAAGGAAAACACGAAAGCCAAGGAAAACACGAAAGCCAAGGAGAACACGAAAGCCAAGGAGAACACGAAAGCCAAGGAAAACACGAAAGCCAAGGAAAACACGAAAGCCAAGGAAAACACGAAAGCCAAGGAGAACACGAAAGCCAAGGGTAGCGAGGTTCGCGAGCAGGTCGTGACCTACGAGATCTACGCGGACATGCCGGACGACGGCAATCGCTACGAGATCTTCGACGGCAAGCTCGAGTTGATGTCCGGACCGAATATTTATCATCAGGCCATCAGCGGCAAGCTGCATCTGCTCTTACAAAGCTGTACCTCGGACTATATTGTGCTTTATTCGCCGCTGGATGTCATCCTCAGCAATACCAATGTCATGCAGCCGGATCTCGTGCTCGTCAGCAAGGACCGCTGGGACATCGTCAGCAAGCGCGGCGTGGAAGGGGCGCCCGATCTGGCCGTCGAGATCCTGTCCCCGGGCTCGCGCAAGCGGGATCGGGTGCGCAAGCATGCGGTCTACGAGAAGCACGGCGTATCCGAATACTGGATCGTCGACCCGACCGCCCGGACGCTGGAGCAGTTTTTGCTCGTCGACGGTCGCTACCGCGTAGGCGAGCTTTTCGAGGAGCAGGACCGGGTCGTTTCGGAGCGGTTCCCGTGCCTCTCCTTCGCAGTAGACGAGCTGTTCAAGGGCGACGTGCTGGAGCGGCTGGCATCGTTGAACTGATCGAAGCTGGTCGAGGCTGATCAAAGTTGATCGAAGGCTGGCGTACCGCCATTTATTTCATGGACGCCGCTAGCCGGAGGCTTTTTTTGACAACTCGCCTACTTCGCAACCGCAAACCGCAGGACCGTCCGCAGCTTCTCCGGCGCCGTCCTGCGCGGATCGGACAGATAAATCTCGCGATGCAGCCTCGACGCGCGCCGATAGCCTGCCTCCGCGCAGAATGCCTCCATCCTCGCGAAGCTGGCAGGTTCCTCCTCGAAGCTGCCGGTATGCATCATTTGACAGCTCGGGCCGTCCGCCATCGTGATGAATTTCAGCCGATCGAGTGGCGCGTTTGGTTTATTTGCCGCCGTCTTTTCGACGAAATACCGGAATCCGTCCTCCGTCAAAAAGTCGGGCTGGCGAATCATAATCGTGTATTTCCAATTGTTTTTGTCCGTGGATGGCTTCGTCAAGTCGACGAGGCCCCATACGCCCTCGAGCGGATAGACCGTATAATCGTAGTACCCGGCAGGCGCATCGCTTCCTTTATACGACATTTTGACCGCGTAGCTCAGCGCGTACAGCGCCTCCGTCTCCAGTGCGAACGCGGGACGGTTCGGATCCCCCTCGCCTTCGATCGCGACGAAGGACATGGCGGGCACGTCGAGAATGACGGGCTCGCCCTTGGGCAGATAGAGCGCTTTGTCTTGCTTCTTATAGTCGATTTTGGCGGTCATGAGCGGGCCTCCCCGGTTTTAATAACCATATATTGCGGTATCTTCGGTGACAACAGGCTGTCAGTGGCAGTTTTGACATCGGCGGGACTGGACAATTCCGAGCTGCGATCGGTACACTTGGCTTAGAGCGGCTAAGCCGGGACCAGATTCGATAGAGCAGGGAGACCGCATCCAATGAGATTTTCGATACAATACCTGTCGTTCTTCGTCATTCAGTCGGAAAGCGACAAGGAGACGGACACGAACAAGCGATACAAGCATTATCAAACGCTGGATCACTACGACTATGAGGACAGCGAGGTCAAGTCGTTTCTCGACGAGGAGTTCGCGCGGATCGCCAAGCGCAAGGCCGACATCAACCCGGACACCGCCGCGGCGCCGACCAAGATCGGCCGCTTCATCATGGAGCCGGGGCAGGAGCCCGAGAGCAACCCGAATTACAACCTGTTCCAGCGGCTGCGCGTGGCCACGACCAAGGAACAATTCCACTATGCGTGCGACGACGTGCTGCGGAGCTACATGGACACGAGCGCGGTGCGCGGGGGCGCGTTTATCGTGGCGGCGGCCAAGGTGAACGAGCTGTTCGACGAGCCGTTCGTATTCGTGCTGAAGTGCGACTTCGAGTCCAAGATCGCCCGCATCTCCGACGAGCGCAGCCTGATCTCCAAGGTCGACATGGCCATCAGCGCGCGCAACATCAAGTCGATTCAGTATCCCCACATGCCGGAGGAGGGGATGCTCGAGCCGTACGAGCTGAAGATTCATCAGGCGTCGCATGCGCGTTATTTCGAGGATTTCTTGAAGTACGTTTCGTACGAAAAGTCGAAGCCTGAGATCGTGAACGATCAGGTCCTGGGACTTGTGCAGGAATATATGGAGCGCAAGTGGTCGGGAGACGGCACGGAAGGCGAGACGGGCTATGCGGCGGACGGGGAAGCGGGAGCGATGGGCGGCCCGGGCGCCTTGCAGGACGGCGGGATGGCCGGCGCTTACGGGACCGGCGCGGACGCTGCCAGCGGCTACGGCGAGTACGAGGCGATCCGCCAGCGAGATCCGGCCGCGGATATGGGCTATGGCGCGCCCGGCTATGGTGCGGGGGGGTACGATGAAGCCGGCCTGAGCGGCGGCGCATACGCCGGCCAAGGTGGCGACGGCTACGGCGGCGGCCAGGGCGGCGGCGGATATGGAGGCGGAGGCGGCGGCATATCACGGGCGGCCCGCGGCAGCGGCAGCTGGGCGCAGGAGGCGCGCGAGTTCGAGATGTGGGCGGCCGGCGACAAGCGGCAGCTGCAAGAAAAGTGGACGCACGAAGACGTCATGGGCGCGACCGCCCATATCGTGGAGTATCAGCCGGATCTGGAGCTGAAGTTCAAGGCCGACGATATTGCCGTCCGGGCCAAGATGAGCGACTACGGCGATTCGATCCATATCGCCCGCATGAACGGCAAGTACGTGCTGTTGATCGAAGCCGACGGCCTGCACTTCGAGAAAGGCATGTCCCCGATCGAGCTGCTGCATCCCGAGGACATCGAGCAAGTGCTGGCCCGCATGCGCGGTCGTCCGCGCCCGGGACATTAAGACGTTAACTTTAGGCAATGGTTTGGGCGTGCCGTCGGGGTTACGATGCAGGGCGAGCGTTGTGCTTGCGAGAGTGCGGGTGCGAGGCGGATAGCGGCAGTTTTTGCCACTATGGGGCCGCGAGAGTATGGGGCCGTGAGAGCGTGGGGTCGTGAGAGCGTGGGGTCGTAAGAGCGTGGGTGCGAAGTCGATAGCGGCAATTTTTGCCGCTATGGGTCGCGAGAGTATGGGTGTGAGTCGGATAGCGGCAATTTTTGCCGCTATGGGTCGCGAGAGTATGGGTGTGAGTCGGATAGCGGCAATTTTTGCCGCTATGAGGTCGCGAGAGCGTGGGTACGAGTCGGATAGCGGCAATTTTTGCCGCTATGGGGCCGTGAGAGTGTAGGTGCGAAGCGCATAGCGGCAATTTTTGCCGCTATGGGTCGCGAGAGTATGGGTGCGAGGCAGATAGCGGCAGTTTTTGCCGCTATGGGGCCGTGAGAGTATGGGTGCGAGCCGGATAGGCAATATACCAAAATCATTTAAGGCTAAGTCGAGGTATGTTTGTGAACATAGCGGATATCGCGCTGTTTAAAGGACTGTCCAACGTGGATCTGGCCAAGGTGCTCGGGCGGCTGGAACGGCGTACGCTGCGGGCGGACGAGACGCTGTTTAGTGCAGGCGACCCGGGGGACGGCATGTACGTCGTGCTGCGCGGGCAGATCGCGCTCTATATAGAGACGGATGAAGGCGCGCGGCGGGCGCTGACCGTATTGCAAGAGGGGGACATGCTCGGCGAGATGGCGCTCCTGACCGGCGAGCCGCGCAGCGCGACCGCCGTCGCCGCCGCCGAGACGGAGCTTTTCGAGATCGGCGAAGAGACGTTCCGGCAGCTGATCGAGGAGCATGCGGTGCTGTCGGCTTATTTTATACGTCTGCTGTCGGGCAGGCTGACGCAGACGAACGCGCGGCTGACGGAGACGCGCGAGGCGGAGACTGCACGCATCCGGCAGCAGGCGGCACGATGGCCGGCCGAGGTCGCGGACGCCATGCTCGCGGCGGCTGCGCTGCCGTTTGCGGACAAGCCGCTGTTGGAGCAATTGGCTGGGCTCCGTTCCTTCGACGCCGCGCTGGAAGCGGATGCGGACCTCCGCGCCATGATCCGTCAGGATCCGGACCGCGCCGCACGCGTCTCTGTCATGCCGGCAGTCCGAGCCGTGCTGACAGAGCTTTACGTCGAGCGACACGGGCACGGCGCTCGCACGCAATTAACGCATGAAGCCGCGCAGTATTATGCGTCGGCGGAGGATACGGTCGCAGCCGCCGCAGTACTGGCAGACGGCGGAGCTTGGGCGGAGCTGTTCGCGCTGCTGGACGCCGCTGCAGCCGGCACATCGCCAAGCGCAAAACAAGCGGCAGCGCCTTCAAGCGGCCGGGCCGCCGGCGTATCCGGCCATGGCGCGGTCGGCACATCGCCAATCGCAAAACAAGCGGCAGCGCCTTCAAGCGGCCGGGCCGCCGGCGTATCCGGCCATGGCGCGGCCGGCACATCGCCAAGTGCAAACGAAGCCGCAGCGTCGGCTCGCTCCCAGACCGCCGCAGCGCTGGAAGCTGCTGCCAAGCCGCCGTCAGACCGCGGCGATGCCGGCGGGGCCGCGCAACCTCCTTCCGCGTCGGCCGCCGCGCCCCGGCAGCGCTTTCCGCTCGCGGACCTGCTGGCACGCTGCCCCGACGAGCTGCTGTTCGGCCGTCCAGGCTTGTTTGCCGCCTATCTGGACGATTGTCTCGCGCGCGGACGCGAAGAGGGATATGTCCGGTTCGAGGCCGCGCTGGAGATGGCGTCCGCACGCTTTGAGCCTGCGCAGACCGCGGCCCTGTACGCTTGGGGAGCCGAGTGGTGCAGGCAGGCGGGCCGTCCGCACAAAGCGCTGGAATATATGCGGCTCGCCGAGTCCCTTCCGGGCACCGAGCCGGAGAGCGCGGAACAAGGCCTGCGCTTGGCCAGGGAGAAGCTGCGGGACGAGCAGAACAAAAGGCTCGTCGAGCAGGCGAGCGCGCTATTGGGCGGAGGCCGGCTCCCGTGGCTCGCCGGCATCCTGCTGGCGCTGAGCGGCTTGCTGTATTTCCACTTCGCCGATCCGTTTGCCGGACTGACCCGGCAGGGGATGGACTTTATCGGCATCGGCATCGCCGCAGTCGTCATGTGGATCGTGCGCGTCGTGCCGGACTACCTCGTCGCGCTATTCATGGCGATGCTGTGGGTGGCGGGCGGCGTCGCCGAGCCGTCGGTCGCGCTGTCCGGCTTTGCCTCGCCAAGCTGGCTCTACATGCTGTTCATTTTGGCGTTGGGCGCGGCGATTACGAAGTCCGGCCTGCTGTACCGCTTTTCCCTGCTTGCGCTGAAGCTGTTCCCCGCGAGCTACCGCGGGCAGTTCTGGGGGATTATCGCGAGCGGCGCGCTGCTGAATCCGCTGATTCCCTCCTCTTCGGCGAAGGTCGGACTCGGCGTGCCGATCGCCCGCACGCTGTCCGAAGCGATGGGTTTCGCTGACCGCTCGCGCGGAATGGCGGGCCTGTCGCTTACGGCGATGGTGTTCTACGGCTTCACGGCGCCGTTCGTGCTGACGGGCTCCTACACCAACGTGATGGCGCTGGGCATGGCCGGCGGAACGAACGGCGTAAGCTGGTTCCAATGGCTGATCTACGCCCTGCCGGCCTTTCTCGTCTTTGGCGGATCGATGGCGGGCTACATGGCCTGGACCTTTCGCCGGCGGGAGCCTGGACGCCCGATCCGCCGGGAGGTGCTCGACGATCAGCTGAAGCTGATCGGGCGGTGGACCCGGAGCGAGCGGGTAACGGCGGCGGCCGCGCTCGGGTCGATCGCGCTGCTCATTCTGCAGCCGCTGCACGGCTTGGACTATGCCTGGGTTATGCTGCTCGGCTTTGCGGCGCTGGTCGTATTCGGCGTACTCGACGGACAGACGCTGAAAACAGGCATCGACTGGCCGTTTCTGCTGTTTATCGGCGTCGCCTTCAGCTTCGCCGAGGTGGCCGAGCGCGTCGGCGTCGTGGAAGCGATGTCTGACGTGCTCGGCGCGCGGATGGCTGCTTTTTCCGGCTCGCCGACGCTGTTTCTCGTCTCGGTCGTGCTGCTGTCGTTTCTCGTGACGCTGATCGTCCGGGACGACGCGGCCGTCATTTTGCTCGTCGTGTCGACCGCGGGCCTGGCGGCGCAGGCAGGCATCCACCCTTGGGTGCTCGTGTTTGTGATTCTTCTGTCGACCGATCCGTTCTTTTTCGCCTATCAATCCCCGACCTATCTGACCGGCTACTATAGCGCGGAAGGCCGCTCGTTTACGCATCGCCAGGGCCAGCTGACCGCGCTCGGCTACGGCCTAGCGGTACTGCTGCTGACCGTCGCCTGCGTGCCCTATTGGAAATGGCTCGGGCTAATCGGTCACGGCGGGTGAGCGACGCCGTTCCTTCCCGGCTGTCGTTCCTGAACTTGGTCGTAGGACGGCGTCGCCTCCGGGCGTTATAATAGCTTTATAGAAATAGATGGACGATAAAAGGGGCTGACGGACATGGGCGACAAAGAGGCCGGTCCAGCGCCGGCGCGCCGCGCCTACAGCCTGCAGCCAGGCGAAGGACGGCTGGAACGCGCCTTCGCCGGAGACCAAGGGCCGTGGCGCGGCGCAATCGCGGGTCTATGGATCGCGGGGGGCGCCGCAGCGGGCGCGGGCATGCTGGGCGCGCCGACGGGCTTCGGAACGCCGGTCGATCTCCTGTCGGCGGTGTCCGCGCATACGGGGGCCTTTGCTTTATTTTCGCTTTTCGCCGCATGGGCCTTGACGTTCGTCCCCCGGCTGTCCGGTCCGTTCGCGACGGTTGGCGGTCTGCTTTATACGGGCGCGCTCGTCTTTTTTTTGCTGTTTTTCAGCGATATGGGCGTTATTCTATCGCTTCTATTGGCATGCGCATATACGCTCGCCGCCGCCGGAACGGGCTGGCTGCTTGCCGCAGCGTTCGCGCGGGAGACCGGCAAGCGCCGGCGATACGCCTCTATTTTGGCGCTGGTGCTATTGGCCGGCGCGGTTGCCTGGGCGGCGGATCCTTCCCTTCTGCGGCCGGATTGGCCGGTTCGCTTTTCGATGGACGATGCCGATTCCGCGGCCGACGCGGGCGAAGGGAGCGCAGGGGACGCCGATGGCGCCGAGAGCGTCTTTCTTCCACTAACGACGGGCGATCCGTCGCTGCCCGGCAGCTTCGCGTTCGACGCCTTCACATACGGAAGCGGAACCGACCGTCGCCCTGAGTTCGGCAAGGAAGCGCAGCTGATCTCGGAGCCGGTGGACGCGTCCGCCTATTTGAAGGACTGGCCGCTTCTTCGCAAATGGTACTGGGGGTTCGGTCCGAAGACGCTTCCGTTAAACGGGCGCGTGTGGATGCCGCGCGGAGAAGGCGCCTTTCCGCTCGTGTTGATCGTTCACGGCAATCATGCGATGGAGGATTATTCGGACGGGGGCTACGCCTATCTGGGCGAGCAGCTCGCCAGCCGCGGCTACATCGCCGTATCGGTCGACGAGAACTTCCTTAATTACTCCGTCTGGTCAGGCATCCCGGATGAGGATATGAAGCTGAGAGCCTGGATGCTGCTTCGGCATATCGGCCAACTGCGGGACTATAACGAAGATAGCGACACTCCGTTCTACGGCAAGGTGGATCTGCAAAAAATTTCTCTCGTCGGCCACTCGCGAGGCGGGCAAGCGGTCGCCATGGCGGCGGACCGGGACGAATGGTTCGATGGCGATGCTTCTTTGCTTTCGGCGTCGGACTATCGGATCGTATCGATCGCGGCGATCGCGCCGACCGATACCGTCGTGGACGGAAAGCAGCCGCGGCTGCGCAACATTTCTTATCTGACGCTGCAGGGTGCGTCCGATGCCGATATCAACGATTTTTTCGGCGATCGGCAATATTCGCGCACGACGTTTTCGGCGGGAGGGACAGGGCAAGCCGGTTCGGCGTTCAAAGCGTCCCTCTACATAGAGGGCGCGAACCACGGGCAATTTAACGAAAGCTGGGGCCAGCGCGACAGCTCGCTGCCGGCGGGGCTTTTTCTCCGCAAGCCCGCGCTTCCGGGAGAGGCGCAGCGGACGATCGCCAAGGGCTACCTGACCGCCTTTATGGAAGTGACGCTCGGCGGAGACGGCGCCTACATGCCGCTATTCGAAGATTATCGCTCGGCGAGCGCCTATCTTCCGGCTACGCGCTATGTCAGCCGTTACGAAAGCGATGCCTTTATGGCGTTGGCGCGGTTCGACGGCGAAGATGCCGTTCCCGCGCATCCCGGCGCAGGCATATCGGGAGCGTCCGAAGGCGTGACTGCAGAAGTCACCGAAGCGCTGGACAGGCAGCGGCACGGCAAGGGTACGCACGGGCTCGCGTTGCGGTGGGCAACCGACGGCTCATATACGATGACGTGGGGGAAAGTCTTTGCGACCGGCGCTTCCACAAACGGCAAAGCCGCGCTCGCCTTTGCGATGGCCGATCTGTCCCGCGACCTCAAGGGACAAAGCGGAACGATTCACGCAGCGGCGATACGGATCGGCCTGACGGACGCGAACGGAATCTATGTCGAGCTGCCGCTCTCGGATTTCGCCTCGCCGCAGCCGCTTTTTCGCGCCTCGATTACCCGTCTGGGTCCGCTGGAGTCTCTTGTTGACGACGGAAAGTACCGGGAGCCGTACGAGCCGGTATTCCAAACCTATCGATTGCCGCTTGGCGCCTGGACGGAGGCGAATCCGTCATTCGAGCCGGGTACCCTGAGCGGAATCTCGTTCGTGCTGAGCGGCGGTCCGGTAAAAGTCATGCTGGACGATATCGGTATCAGCCCCTTTTGACTCCCAATGCGAACTGTAATTCGCATGTTGACAGTTGGCGGGGGGCGGCCGTATACTGTGTTTGAAAGAGCACAGTTGAACGCTGTCCCGATACCGGTTAAGCCGGCTCGCGACGTTAACTGTGTCCAATACACACATAGATCATTAAGTGGAGGGAATATTTATGAGCGAAGCTACCGCAAGCGCAACCGAGTATGCAAGCGTCGTCCGCGAACGCCATTCCGTACGTCAATACGATCCGAACGCCACGATCTCCGAATCCGAGCTGAAGGAGATTCTGTCCGAGGCGTCCCTGGCGCCGTCGAGCAGCAATACGCAATCCTGGCGCTTCCTCGTTTTCCATGACAAGGAGCTGCAACAAAAGCTGCTGCCGATCGCGAACAACCAGCAGCAAATCGTTGATTCGTCCGCGGTCGTCGCAGTGCTTGCGGATCGCGAAGGCTTCAAGCGTCTCGGACAAATCAACGACATCGCGGTGGAGAAGGGCATCATGCCTCGCGAATTCGCCGACCAGTTCACAGAGCGCAGCATTGCGATGTACGGCAGCCTGAGCAAGGAAAAGCAAACGCAAATCGCGCTTGTCGACGGCGGCCTCGTCAGCATGCAAATCATGCTGTCGGCCAAGGCGCGCGGCTACGACACGGTACCGATGGGCGGCTTCGACGCCGCGCGTCTCGTGGAAGAGTTCGGGATCCCCGAGACCCTCGTACCGGTCATGCTTATCGCAGTGGGCAAGGGAGCGGCTCCAGGCAGAGCGACAGCGCGTCTGCCGCTCGAGGAGATCACGTTCTGGAACGGCCAGGGCCTGAAGTAAGACTCAAATTCACCTCAAAGGACGAAGCGGCGCGCATGCTGCTTCGTCTTTTGTGCGCTTGGCAGCGCAACCGACTAACGGGTGAAAGTCCCGCGTACGCCGCGAGGTGGCGGAAGTACATAGCAGAGGCGTAGTGCCGGGGCCCGCAAGGGACGGTGCGGAGGATGCCAAGGCAAAACCCGGAACAGGCGGCATACACCAAGTTGGCTGACGGAGCCGGATAACCCTGCAAAAGAAGGGTAGTCCTATACCATCCATAGGCTCCGTAAGTTAAGAGGACTGGATTCGGGGGAAAGCCGGTTGACGTGACCCAAGGAGAGCCCATCGTCTCCGCGCAGAAAGTTTTTTTTTTTGTAGCGGTATCAGAGTTCAAGATCGTGAGGATCAAGAAGGAAGGTACGGACGGTGGGCAGTCAGAAGAAGGGATAGTAGCGAGAAAGCCTGCCGGAAAGGCCGCAAAGGTAGGTGAATCGGCGTCAGGTCGCCGATGCGTGCCCCGACTCAAAAGGCGGGGACACGTGTGAAGCCCGGAACCGTGAAAGAAGCGTGAATGAGGGAAA from Cohnella hashimotonis carries:
- a CDS encoding ABC transporter substrate-binding protein, with amino-acid sequence MVRTRTALPAISLCLLLSGCFGPSGGDVLPGASGDGPAPVVLSFWNPFGGGEGEFVERIIGDFNASQDAVFVKQLRLESNEYYARLGTALSFGSGPDVAVVHADRLAPLVKAGRISELDGLAEQAGFRFEEIDASNVQSVVFGGKHYAIPLDTHFHMLYYNKDILAKAGALGGDDTPDLGEATPEGFVRFLRQIRERVPDVQPFAVNTPYFQEPFLDLYYEAGGDLLSPDGTRAAIAGDAAVRVLAFYQRLFAEGLSDLNDKTPWDSFDKGRAGLWFGGVWEAGHYLANPALNVGIMPLPPIFGSDVHWGSSHTLAIPAYATGAKRDAAMAFIKYFSEVGSVLWGEAGHIPANTAVMTSAEYQALPYRKLFVRSQRTVKPAPKTDKYAALLTALSEELQSIIQNRTEPASGLAAAERRLNEILSN
- a CDS encoding DUF3898 domain-containing protein; its protein translation is MWAAGDKRQLQEKWTHEDVMGATAHIVEYQPDLELKFKADDIAVRAKMSDYGDSIHIARMNGKYVLLIEADGLHFEKGMSPIELLHPEDIEQVLARMRGRPRPGH
- a CDS encoding SLC13 family permease — encoded protein: MNIADIALFKGLSNVDLAKVLGRLERRTLRADETLFSAGDPGDGMYVVLRGQIALYIETDEGARRALTVLQEGDMLGEMALLTGEPRSATAVAAAETELFEIGEETFRQLIEEHAVLSAYFIRLLSGRLTQTNARLTETREAETARIRQQAARWPAEVADAMLAAAALPFADKPLLEQLAGLRSFDAALEADADLRAMIRQDPDRAARVSVMPAVRAVLTELYVERHGHGARTQLTHEAAQYYASAEDTVAAAAVLADGGAWAELFALLDAAAAGTSPSAKQAAAPSSGRAAGVSGHGAVGTSPIAKQAAAPSSGRAAGVSGHGAAGTSPSANEAAASARSQTAAALEAAAKPPSDRGDAGGAAQPPSASAAAPRQRFPLADLLARCPDELLFGRPGLFAAYLDDCLARGREEGYVRFEAALEMASARFEPAQTAALYAWGAEWCRQAGRPHKALEYMRLAESLPGTEPESAEQGLRLAREKLRDEQNKRLVEQASALLGGGRLPWLAGILLALSGLLYFHFADPFAGLTRQGMDFIGIGIAAVVMWIVRVVPDYLVALFMAMLWVAGGVAEPSVALSGFASPSWLYMLFILALGAAITKSGLLYRFSLLALKLFPASYRGQFWGIIASGALLNPLIPSSSAKVGLGVPIARTLSEAMGFADRSRGMAGLSLTAMVFYGFTAPFVLTGSYTNVMALGMAGGTNGVSWFQWLIYALPAFLVFGGSMAGYMAWTFRRREPGRPIRREVLDDQLKLIGRWTRSERVTAAAALGSIALLILQPLHGLDYAWVMLLGFAALVVFGVLDGQTLKTGIDWPFLLFIGVAFSFAEVAERVGVVEAMSDVLGARMAAFSGSPTLFLVSVVLLSFLVTLIVRDDAAVILLVVSTAGLAAQAGIHPWVLVFVILLSTDPFFFAYQSPTYLTGYYSAEGRSFTHRQGQLTALGYGLAVLLLTVACVPYWKWLGLIGHGG
- a CDS encoding DUF3889 domain-containing protein, translated to MNLRYSKKVTGTIRLSFLLATLAVAACTGLALRAGHADAADTSYHKWSLIAIKETKDKYPKAALVDYSHIGRTQLGGGLSEEKFKLWLRQADREFGVFVTVRFSDAEDRLISVAMSETPR
- a CDS encoding Uma2 family endonuclease, yielding MTGLNKKDKDDKDDKKEKKDEEDKKDTEAKENTKAKENTKAKENTKAKENTKAKENTKAKENTKAKENTKAKENTKAKGSEVREQVVTYEIYADMPDDGNRYEIFDGKLELMSGPNIYHQAISGKLHLLLQSCTSDYIVLYSPLDVILSNTNVMQPDLVLVSKDRWDIVSKRGVEGAPDLAVEILSPGSRKRDRVRKHAVYEKHGVSEYWIVDPTARTLEQFLLVDGRYRVGELFEEQDRVVSERFPCLSFAVDELFKGDVLERLASLN
- a CDS encoding GyrI-like domain-containing protein; this translates as MTAKIDYKKQDKALYLPKGEPVILDVPAMSFVAIEGEGDPNRPAFALETEALYALSYAVKMSYKGSDAPAGYYDYTVYPLEGVWGLVDLTKPSTDKNNWKYTIMIRQPDFLTEDGFRYFVEKTAANKPNAPLDRLKFITMADGPSCQMMHTGSFEEEPASFARMEAFCAEAGYRRASRLHREIYLSDPRRTAPEKLRTVLRFAVAK